A genomic region of Papaver somniferum cultivar HN1 chromosome 7, ASM357369v1, whole genome shotgun sequence contains the following coding sequences:
- the LOC113294624 gene encoding uncharacterized protein LOC113294624 yields the protein MDIKVISWNIRGLNAFERMVALKNLVMAQKCTICLIQDTKMMKMDHWVIQNILYDGEFDWMYFPSVGASGGLLTVWDKSKLVKEGERVRMNNISTLFTLKDNWDKLVVCNLYSPCEYTEREVFRKDLEEIKNWWEGPMCYGGDVNAVRSNEERNRGDGDSRNNNFLNNFIYNQELVDLPLLGGAFTWSDMQTDPLLCRLDRFMLIVGFDVMFPDDVQMTLARVISDHKPMLISKPGLACKPYFKFENGWIYHKQFKQLVEQWWGMMNFEGSASFIFFKKLQNLKYLLNNWSREEFGGVKREKNDLT from the coding sequence ATGGATATTAAAGTCATAAGCTGGAATATTCGTGGGTTAAACGCTTTTGAGAGGATGGTGGCTTTGAAAAATCTGGTGATGGCTCAAAAATGCACAATTTGTCTGATTCAAGATACTAAGATGATGAAGATGGATCATTgggtaattcaaaatattttgTATGATGGAGAGTTTgattggatgtattttccttcaGTTGGTGCTAGTGGAGGGCTGCTTACAGTCTGGGATAAAAGTAAGTTAGTGAAGGAGGGAGAAAGGGTACGAATGAATAATATTTCCACACTGTTTACTCTTAAAGATAATTGGGATAAATTAGTTGTGTGCAATTTGTATTCACCTTGTGAGTATACTGAAAGGGAGGTGTTTCGGAAGGATTTGGAGGAGATAAAGAATTGGTGGGAAGGACCAATGTGTTATGGAGGGGACGTCAATGCAGTAAGGAGCAATGAGGAGAGGAATAGGGGAGATGGAGATAGCAGAAACAATAATTTTCTAAACAATTTTATTTACAATCAGGAGTTGGTGGATTTACCTTTGCTGGGAGGTGCTTTCACTTGGTCAGATATGCAAACTGATCCTTTATTATGCAGATTAGATAGATTTATGCTGATTGTGGGCTTTGATGTTATGTTTCCTGATGATGTTCAAATGACACTAGCAAGAGTGATATCTGATCACAAACCAATGCTAATTTCAAAACCAGGTCTTGCTTGTAAACCATATTTTAAATTTGAGAATGGTTGGATTTATCATAAGCAGTTTAAGCAGTTGGTTGAACAATGGTGGGGTATGATGAATTTTGAAGGTTCAGCTAGTTTCATCTTTTTTAAGAAACTTCAGAATCTGAAATACTTGTTGAATAATTGGAGTAGGGAGGAGTTTGGAGGTGTCAAAAGGGAGAAAAACGATTTGACATAG